One Bacteriovorax sp. Seq25_V DNA window includes the following coding sequences:
- the topA gene encoding type I DNA topoisomerase: MSDEVTVQTETVEKKTAKKKVTKKAAKKTAKKTTKKAAKKTAKKTTKKVTKKDAEPKLKDDGIVIKGNYKLVIVESPSKAKTIKKYLGKGYQVVASNGHIKDLPKSKLGVDIKEDFEIDLVPITGKKAKIERIQELAAGADEIFLAPDPDREGEAIAFHLAEEIGKKKKIHRVVFNAVTKTAVVKAIENPTKLNVEMYDAQKTRRVLDRLVGYKISPILWDKVQRGISAGRVQSVALRIIVEREDEIKAFTPEQWFSIHGEMEKSSIPFEIKYYGSDPNKKNDLTDEAETLKIVSDVKGKDFKVVDVKKKERKQNPTPPFTTSKLQQEAANKLGFTAKKTMMVAQKLYEGIATTDFGTVGLITYMRTDSVRTEPEAMQNLRNYVAEKYGKEYLSETEIVYNKKGGGKVQDAHEAIRPTSLEYTPQALRGDLSADEQKLYELIWNKFISSQMSQAIIDQTSVVYECEGHIFKANGSIIKFPGFRTVFLEAAAERASKKGGNDDEDEEIKPSGELPVIEVGETMKAKKDPEHLEHWTSPPPRYNEASLVKTLEEKGIGRPSTYASIISNIQDRGYVEKVENRFMSTELGTVVCKMLIGSFPDVMDVQFTANVEKLLDKIEEGDVKYKKVLKDFWQGFEQTLEKAKEEMKNLKKQEIPTGIHCKKCEDGEYHIKWGRNGQFLACSNYPDCTSTHDFKKHLDGTIEILPKNWFRDPCPTCNGKLEVKKGKYGRFVRCEDYPKCDTTLPYTIDVNCPKCKVGKFAEKQSRYGKIFYGCTSYPDCENAMWTEPKKFDCPSCGYGVMGVKETKRDGKHLECPQCKHKVDWELTPYYKKEEE, translated from the coding sequence ATGAGTGATGAAGTAACGGTACAAACTGAAACTGTAGAGAAAAAAACAGCAAAGAAAAAAGTAACTAAGAAAGCTGCCAAAAAGACTGCCAAAAAAACTACAAAGAAAGCGGCAAAAAAGACAGCTAAAAAAACGACTAAGAAAGTTACTAAAAAAGATGCTGAACCAAAACTTAAAGATGATGGTATTGTGATCAAGGGTAATTATAAACTTGTTATCGTTGAGTCTCCGTCAAAAGCAAAAACGATCAAAAAATACCTTGGTAAGGGCTATCAAGTGGTTGCGAGTAATGGTCATATTAAAGACCTACCAAAGTCAAAGCTTGGTGTAGATATTAAAGAAGATTTTGAAATAGATCTTGTTCCTATCACAGGAAAGAAAGCCAAGATTGAAAGAATCCAAGAGCTAGCCGCTGGTGCCGATGAAATCTTTCTGGCTCCCGACCCTGACCGTGAAGGAGAGGCCATTGCTTTTCACTTAGCGGAAGAGATTGGTAAGAAAAAGAAAATTCATCGTGTAGTTTTCAACGCCGTTACTAAAACAGCCGTTGTTAAAGCTATCGAAAATCCAACAAAGTTAAATGTTGAGATGTATGATGCTCAAAAAACAAGACGCGTCCTTGACCGACTAGTGGGATATAAAATATCTCCAATTCTTTGGGATAAAGTACAAAGAGGGATATCTGCTGGCCGAGTGCAATCCGTAGCTCTTAGAATTATTGTTGAAAGAGAAGATGAGATTAAAGCATTTACTCCAGAGCAGTGGTTCTCAATTCATGGTGAGATGGAGAAGTCTTCGATTCCGTTTGAGATCAAGTACTATGGCTCTGATCCCAATAAGAAAAATGATCTAACGGATGAAGCTGAAACTTTAAAAATTGTTTCTGATGTTAAAGGTAAAGACTTTAAAGTCGTTGATGTAAAGAAAAAAGAAAGAAAGCAAAACCCAACACCACCATTTACAACTTCTAAGCTACAACAGGAAGCCGCTAATAAATTAGGTTTCACGGCCAAGAAGACAATGATGGTTGCACAGAAGCTTTATGAAGGGATTGCAACAACAGACTTTGGTACAGTGGGTTTAATTACCTATATGAGAACTGACTCTGTTAGAACAGAGCCAGAGGCAATGCAAAATTTGAGAAATTACGTTGCTGAAAAATACGGGAAAGAATATCTTTCAGAAACAGAGATTGTCTATAACAAAAAAGGTGGAGGAAAGGTACAAGATGCCCACGAGGCCATTAGACCAACTTCGCTTGAGTATACGCCACAAGCACTAAGAGGAGATCTTTCTGCTGATGAGCAGAAATTATATGAGCTTATTTGGAATAAATTCATTTCTTCTCAAATGAGCCAAGCTATTATTGATCAGACTTCTGTTGTTTATGAATGTGAAGGTCATATCTTCAAAGCAAATGGTTCCATTATTAAGTTTCCTGGTTTTAGAACAGTTTTCTTAGAAGCTGCAGCAGAGCGTGCTTCAAAGAAAGGTGGAAATGATGATGAGGATGAAGAAATTAAGCCATCTGGAGAGTTGCCGGTAATTGAAGTCGGCGAGACGATGAAGGCAAAGAAAGACCCTGAGCATCTTGAGCACTGGACTTCGCCACCTCCAAGGTATAACGAAGCTTCACTAGTTAAAACTCTTGAAGAGAAGGGGATTGGGCGTCCATCGACTTATGCATCAATTATTTCAAATATCCAAGATAGAGGATATGTAGAGAAAGTTGAAAATAGATTTATGTCCACGGAGCTTGGGACGGTAGTATGTAAGATGCTTATTGGAAGCTTCCCAGATGTCATGGATGTTCAATTTACTGCTAACGTTGAGAAACTCCTCGATAAGATCGAAGAAGGTGACGTTAAATATAAGAAAGTTCTCAAAGATTTCTGGCAAGGTTTTGAACAAACTTTAGAAAAAGCTAAAGAAGAAATGAAAAACCTTAAGAAGCAAGAAATCCCAACTGGTATCCACTGTAAGAAGTGCGAAGACGGTGAATACCATATTAAATGGGGACGTAACGGACAATTCCTTGCGTGTTCTAACTATCCAGACTGTACTTCAACTCATGACTTTAAAAAGCATCTTGATGGAACAATTGAGATTCTACCAAAGAATTGGTTTAGAGATCCATGTCCAACATGTAATGGAAAGCTAGAAGTAAAGAAAGGAAAGTATGGGCGCTTTGTTCGCTGTGAAGATTATCCAAAATGTGACACGACTCTTCCATATACAATTGATGTAAATTGTCCAAAGTGTAAGGTTGGAAAATTTGCTGAAAAGCAAAGTCGTTATGGGAAAATCTTTTATGGTTGTACAAGCTACCCAGACTGTGAAAATGCAATGTGGACAGAACCTAAGAAATTCGATTGTCCTTCTTGTGGTTATGGTGTGATGGGTGTTAAAGAAACAAAGAGAGATGGAAAGCATCTTGAATGTCCACAGTGTAAACACAAGGTTGATTGGGAACTAACACCATATTATAAGAAAGAAGAAGAGTAA
- a CDS encoding LysM peptidoglycan-binding domain-containing protein, which produces MRPTKEICKLLILSMLLTNVSGADDLSDLELLEDSDVNLLLNDGKVGQDLDLSRLEEIDDLEALKNDVGDSIPDVQLSKENQDKLDAIKDENFIEAPKVVEKVEPSLEGPKDNVAGNSETGEVKSTSKPEIFDVGKEEKRLLELATFVEKKIPSDEWNEIATASKVERYVVQEGDWLWKISQRLFGSGFYYSKIWSMNPQITNPHEIEPGQVLVFDTGSSSDFPKIQVGDYTETPENPTEAPKVAQNNFSNYGDNIQPDWLRERKRLQDQGAFFQYITDATYDDVLELKAIELNEDYKKYDPPLSEITIVEPTDAYDEHGVDKTSKLSFDVKEGFYLNTFLTTNFVQDLGVIENKQDESIYIKNRDTVYVKFDKSVKPRPGDLFSVYYPEGKVSHPISDREGLKYTVVAQIKTIRQIEDKWEVLVTDLTGLVERNARITVYTPKIEKVFKSYNKRSIEAAIIGSYKETTSGIAQGDVVYIDRGRVDGVELGNVFETYSFRDEGTGKKISNTPTYVTGELVVITLSDNFATALVMSSNTDFKVGTVALTKTEEKALRQAQLKNNLKNKDALAKEKLGLEELDVELNLDDLSQDLLNRIDDVQISEDELEELERQEREKSIIKDHERDLKELERLEKELIDAEGKLLEKKIDEDAYLEKQDLDSIENNAKPKDPNAFESMNEIESEIGKKYMDEDINSKENPYGLTEFDLEEIDELLNTDSN; this is translated from the coding sequence ATGAGACCAACTAAAGAAATTTGCAAATTACTTATTTTGTCGATGCTGCTTACAAATGTGAGTGGAGCAGACGATCTTAGTGATCTCGAACTTCTTGAAGATTCAGATGTTAATTTATTATTAAACGACGGAAAAGTTGGTCAGGATCTTGATCTTTCAAGACTCGAAGAGATTGATGATCTTGAGGCCCTAAAAAATGATGTTGGCGACTCTATTCCAGACGTTCAACTATCAAAAGAAAATCAAGATAAGCTTGATGCTATTAAAGATGAAAACTTTATCGAAGCTCCAAAAGTTGTCGAAAAAGTAGAGCCTTCTTTAGAAGGGCCAAAAGATAATGTCGCTGGAAACTCTGAGACAGGTGAAGTTAAGTCTACCTCGAAGCCTGAAATTTTTGACGTAGGGAAAGAAGAAAAAAGACTTCTTGAACTGGCTACATTTGTGGAAAAGAAAATTCCAAGTGATGAGTGGAACGAAATTGCAACAGCATCTAAAGTAGAAAGATATGTTGTACAAGAAGGTGACTGGCTTTGGAAGATTTCTCAAAGACTTTTTGGATCAGGGTTTTACTATTCTAAAATTTGGTCGATGAACCCGCAGATCACAAACCCTCATGAAATTGAACCTGGACAGGTCCTTGTTTTCGACACTGGAAGTAGTTCTGATTTCCCAAAAATTCAAGTTGGAGACTACACAGAGACTCCTGAGAACCCAACAGAAGCCCCTAAAGTAGCACAGAATAACTTTTCAAATTATGGCGATAATATTCAGCCAGATTGGCTAAGAGAGAGAAAGAGACTTCAGGATCAAGGGGCCTTCTTTCAATATATTACAGATGCAACTTACGACGATGTTCTTGAACTTAAAGCAATTGAGCTCAATGAAGACTATAAGAAGTATGACCCGCCTTTATCTGAAATTACCATCGTTGAGCCTACTGATGCTTACGATGAGCACGGTGTTGATAAAACATCGAAACTTTCATTTGATGTTAAAGAAGGCTTCTATCTTAACACATTCTTAACGACTAACTTTGTTCAAGACCTTGGTGTTATTGAAAATAAACAAGATGAATCAATCTATATCAAGAACAGAGATACAGTTTATGTGAAATTTGATAAATCCGTGAAACCAAGACCAGGTGATCTATTCTCAGTTTATTATCCAGAAGGAAAAGTTTCGCATCCAATCTCTGACCGTGAAGGTCTTAAGTACACAGTTGTTGCCCAAATTAAGACTATTCGCCAAATTGAAGATAAGTGGGAAGTTCTTGTGACAGACCTAACAGGTCTTGTTGAAAGAAACGCCAGAATTACAGTCTATACTCCGAAAATTGAAAAGGTTTTCAAGTCTTATAATAAGAGAAGTATCGAAGCTGCCATTATTGGAAGTTATAAAGAGACTACATCTGGTATAGCTCAAGGTGATGTAGTTTATATCGACCGTGGTCGCGTTGATGGTGTTGAACTTGGAAACGTTTTTGAAACTTATTCATTCCGCGATGAAGGAACAGGGAAGAAGATTTCGAATACACCGACTTATGTAACAGGAGAGCTAGTTGTTATTACGCTTAGTGATAACTTTGCGACTGCCCTAGTCATGTCGAGTAATACAGACTTTAAGGTTGGTACAGTTGCATTAACTAAAACTGAAGAGAAGGCTTTACGCCAAGCACAGTTGAAAAATAATTTGAAAAACAAGGATGCTCTTGCTAAGGAGAAACTTGGTCTTGAAGAACTTGATGTTGAGCTAAACCTTGATGACTTGAGTCAAGACTTATTGAATAGAATAGATGATGTTCAAATTAGTGAAGACGAACTTGAAGAATTAGAGAGACAAGAGAGAGAGAAATCAATTATTAAAGATCATGAGAGGGACTTAAAAGAACTTGAAAGATTAGAAAAAGAATTGATTGATGCGGAAGGCAAGCTTCTTGAGAAGAAGATTGATGAAGATGCATATCTTGAAAAACAAGATCTCGACTCTATTGAGAATAATGCAAAGCCAAAAGATCCAAATGCTTTCGAATCAATGAATGAGATTGAATCAGAGATTGGTAAGAAGTATATGGATGAGGATATTAATTCAAAAGAGAATCCGTACGGATTAACCGAATTTGATCTTGAAGAAATAGATGAGTTGTTGAATACTGACTCTAATTAA
- a CDS encoding endonuclease/exonuclease/phosphatase, which yields MKLILLLLISTITFGKSIELISYNVENLFDTVHDEGKEDWTFLPKDTKGKKEACKKIGSHYRRQECFEIDWTEEKLNIKLSQIKDVLLKERKVLPNILGLVEIENENVISKLSKVIGYEKFVVSNSPDKRGIDLALLYKEDADLKFVKKLEHEIKGEYFVKRPTRNILEVQFRLANKYDLFVFVNHWPSLGNPDIARELAATTLKARFIEIEKTNKDALILAMGDFNTIPKLKKKGNKHPFTDVLLVESGIKDLGEEFYNVKKNDKSFVDTNPKGSYFYAREGEWNHLDRIFFNKNLGNGTLPDLDISSYHIYAPEFINKYDNDIEDENSMRRHPKKKADGVPNRYDHKAREKSKAGYSDHYPVIFKINY from the coding sequence ATGAAATTAATTTTATTATTACTTATTTCGACAATTACTTTTGGAAAGTCGATCGAGTTAATATCGTATAACGTTGAAAACCTTTTTGATACTGTTCATGATGAGGGAAAAGAAGATTGGACATTTCTTCCAAAGGATACAAAAGGGAAGAAAGAAGCTTGTAAGAAGATTGGTTCTCACTATCGTCGTCAAGAATGTTTTGAGATCGACTGGACTGAAGAAAAGCTAAATATAAAACTTTCTCAGATCAAAGACGTACTTCTTAAAGAAAGAAAAGTTCTCCCAAATATTCTTGGTCTTGTTGAGATTGAAAATGAGAATGTTATTTCTAAACTTTCCAAAGTTATTGGTTATGAAAAATTTGTAGTTTCAAATAGTCCTGATAAACGTGGGATTGACCTGGCCTTACTTTACAAAGAGGATGCCGATCTTAAGTTTGTAAAAAAACTAGAGCATGAAATTAAGGGTGAATACTTTGTTAAAAGACCAACGAGAAATATTCTTGAAGTTCAATTTCGTCTTGCAAATAAATATGATCTTTTCGTATTCGTTAATCACTGGCCGAGTCTTGGTAATCCAGATATCGCTCGTGAGCTAGCTGCTACTACCTTGAAGGCGAGATTTATTGAAATAGAAAAAACAAATAAAGATGCTCTTATTCTCGCAATGGGAGATTTTAATACGATTCCTAAGTTAAAGAAGAAAGGAAATAAGCACCCTTTTACAGATGTTCTTCTGGTTGAATCTGGTATTAAAGATCTTGGAGAGGAATTTTATAACGTAAAGAAAAATGACAAGTCATTTGTTGATACAAATCCTAAAGGGTCTTATTTCTATGCTAGGGAAGGTGAGTGGAATCATCTTGATAGAATTTTCTTCAACAAGAATTTAGGTAATGGTACTTTGCCAGATCTTGATATATCTTCTTACCATATCTATGCCCCAGAGTTTATTAATAAATATGATAATGATATTGAAGATGAAAACTCGATGAGAAGACATCCAAAGAAAAAAGCTGATGGTGTGCCTAATCGCTATGATCATAAAGCAAGAGAAAAGAGTAAGGCCGGGTACTCTGACCATTACCCAGTCATTTTTAAAATTAATTATTAA
- a CDS encoding tol-pal system YbgF family protein, translating to MNFFRKKISFLTLIAISASLSSCSWMSTRKALFDEEVENTNPKVENSNQSTNSVPKAQYDQLLSKYESLLDKIKTAENQAADQIENSPSAKEGEMMEKLSKITPQADLAETVDVFGKNGISSQIPADIMEAAATTAAPSGKKLSDSEIQTQLQSLQKANKFVMENKMDSALILLKDLEESSNPQIRVRAKFYLAEMLFRQNEYDLSMQIYEEIIRGYAFSGLVIKSLGRLIVCTEKLKMDKKKERYYSILHDFFEAT from the coding sequence GTGAATTTTTTCAGGAAGAAAATTTCATTTTTAACTTTGATTGCTATTTCTGCTTCCCTTAGTTCATGTTCATGGATGAGTACAAGGAAGGCCCTTTTCGACGAAGAGGTTGAAAATACGAATCCAAAAGTTGAAAATTCAAATCAATCAACAAATTCAGTACCAAAAGCACAATACGATCAATTGCTTTCAAAATATGAAAGTCTTCTTGATAAAATAAAAACTGCTGAGAACCAAGCTGCTGACCAAATCGAAAACTCACCTTCGGCTAAAGAAGGGGAGATGATGGAGAAGTTAAGTAAAATTACTCCACAAGCAGATCTTGCAGAGACTGTTGATGTGTTTGGAAAGAATGGTATTTCATCGCAAATTCCGGCCGATATTATGGAAGCTGCGGCGACCACAGCAGCTCCTTCAGGTAAGAAGCTTTCTGATTCTGAAATTCAAACACAGTTACAATCGCTACAAAAAGCTAATAAGTTTGTGATGGAAAATAAAATGGACTCAGCTCTTATTCTTTTAAAAGATCTTGAAGAGTCGAGTAACCCACAAATTAGAGTGCGTGCAAAATTCTACTTAGCAGAGATGTTATTCAGACAAAATGAATATGATCTATCAATGCAAATCTATGAAGAGATTATTCGTGGATATGCTTTTTCAGGACTGGTAATTAAGAGTCTAGGAAGATTAATTGTCTGTACTGAGAAATTAAAGATGGATAAGAAGAAAGAGCGTTATTACTCAATTCTTCATGATTTTTTTGAAGCTACTTAG